Proteins co-encoded in one Capsicum annuum cultivar UCD-10X-F1 chromosome 9, UCD10Xv1.1, whole genome shotgun sequence genomic window:
- the LOC107856879 gene encoding uncharacterized isomerase BH0283 isoform X1 has product MAKKLVKYVVVDAFTDTAFKGNPAAVCVLEEEKDDKWLQSVAAEFNVSQTAYLTSLNEVNEPTKTNPRFGLRWFTPVNEVDLCGHATLGAAHFLFANGLVKTDIVEFSTRSGILTAKRVPEAKASNSQDDEPTGYSIELDFPVLQVGTTNFTDIPTISKSLNGASAVEINETSKGDLFILLTSWEAVVECQPHIDQIQNFPGRGMIITGPAPQGSGFDFYSRFFCPKLGINEDPVCGSAHCALTPYWSKKLGKCEFVALQASPRGGVLNLRLDEEKQRVFLRGKAVAVMEGSLLV; this is encoded by the exons ATGGCCAAGAAGCTGGTGAAATACGTTGTG GTGGATGCCTTCACTGATACAGCATTTAAAGGGAACCCGGCTGCTGTATGTGTGCTGGAGGAAGAGAAAGATGATAAATGGCTACAATCTGTTGCTGCGGAGTTCAATGTCTCCCAAACTGCTTATCTCACTTCGCTTAATGAAGTGAATGAGCCCACAAAAACAAATCCCAGATTTGGCCTTCGTTGGTTCACTCCAGTTAATGAG GTAGATCTATGTGGACATGCAACGCTTGGAGCTGCTCACTTTCTATTTGCCAATGGCCTGGTTAAAACTGATATTGTTGAGTTTTCAACAAGATCAGGAATTCTAACTGCCAAAAGAGTACCGGAAGCCAAAGCTTCGAATTCTCAGGATGATGAGCCAACAGGTTACTCAATTGAATTGGATTTTCCTGTCCTCCAAGTTGGCACGACCAATTTTACCGATATTCCTACAATTTCAAAAAGCTTGAATGGAGCATCCGCAGTTGAGATCAATGAGACATCGAAGGGTGATCTTTTT ATTTTGCTGACATCATGGGAGGCAGTGGTCGAATGCCAACCTCATATTGATCAAATACAAAATTTCCCCGGCAGAGGAATGATCATAACTGGACCTGCCCCACAGGGTTCCGGCTTTGATTTCTATAGCCGTTTCTTCTGCCCAAAGTTGGGAATCAATGAG GATCCTGTTTGTGGAAGTGCTCATTGTGCCTTGACTCCTTATTGGAGTAAAAAGCTTGGCAAATGTGAGTTTGTTGCTTTACAG GCGTCACCTAGAGGAGGTGTCTTGAACCTGCGTCTAGATGAGGAGAAGCAGAGGGTATTTCTCAGAGGGAAAGCGGTGGCAGTCATGGAAGGTTCTCTTCTAGTTTAA
- the LOC107856879 gene encoding uncharacterized isomerase BH0283 isoform X2 yields the protein MAKKLVKYVVVDAFTDTAFKGNPAAVCVLEEEKDDKWLQSVAAEFNVSQTAYLTSLNEVNEPTKTNPRFGLRWFTPVNEVDLCGHATLGAAHFLFANGLVKTDIVEFSTRSGILTAKRVPEAKASNSQDDEPTGYSIELDFPVLQVGTTNFTDIPTISKSLNGASAVEINETSKGDLFDPVCGSAHCALTPYWSKKLGKCEFVALQASPRGGVLNLRLDEEKQRVFLRGKAVAVMEGSLLV from the exons ATGGCCAAGAAGCTGGTGAAATACGTTGTG GTGGATGCCTTCACTGATACAGCATTTAAAGGGAACCCGGCTGCTGTATGTGTGCTGGAGGAAGAGAAAGATGATAAATGGCTACAATCTGTTGCTGCGGAGTTCAATGTCTCCCAAACTGCTTATCTCACTTCGCTTAATGAAGTGAATGAGCCCACAAAAACAAATCCCAGATTTGGCCTTCGTTGGTTCACTCCAGTTAATGAG GTAGATCTATGTGGACATGCAACGCTTGGAGCTGCTCACTTTCTATTTGCCAATGGCCTGGTTAAAACTGATATTGTTGAGTTTTCAACAAGATCAGGAATTCTAACTGCCAAAAGAGTACCGGAAGCCAAAGCTTCGAATTCTCAGGATGATGAGCCAACAGGTTACTCAATTGAATTGGATTTTCCTGTCCTCCAAGTTGGCACGACCAATTTTACCGATATTCCTACAATTTCAAAAAGCTTGAATGGAGCATCCGCAGTTGAGATCAATGAGACATCGAAGGGTGATCTTTTT GATCCTGTTTGTGGAAGTGCTCATTGTGCCTTGACTCCTTATTGGAGTAAAAAGCTTGGCAAATGTGAGTTTGTTGCTTTACAG GCGTCACCTAGAGGAGGTGTCTTGAACCTGCGTCTAGATGAGGAGAAGCAGAGGGTATTTCTCAGAGGGAAAGCGGTGGCAGTCATGGAAGGTTCTCTTCTAGTTTAA